A region of Aphanothece sacrum FPU1 DNA encodes the following proteins:
- a CDS encoding bifunctional orotidine-5'-phosphate decarboxylase/orotate phosphoribosyltransferase: protein MNFFDKLNQAIASHDSLLIVGLDPNPEMMPHLYCTQEGPESLIIELEKWLKSIIVQTSELVCAYKPTLGFYEVLGAPGLDLLGKVIAAIPDDIPIILDAKHSDINTSTIFAQAIFEKWGVDAVTVNPYAGQDQVAPFLVYPDKGIFILCHTSNPGAVALQEYPTPDAPFYLQVVKEVKTWGTIEQLFLEVGTTDVEVIKKVRSIAPERFILLRSIWSNSQNFDSILTAGLNIHGEGLLIPVPQDLLKENELIEPIKSLNQQINQIRNEVIKEQSSCQLWTPNVCGLKHHPHHNLILQLYDIGCLLFGEYVQASGATFSYYIDLRQIISNPQLFHQVLNAYADILKTLTFDRIAGIPYGSLPTATGLSLMLHHPMIYPRKEVKAHGTRRLIEGTFNLGEKVVVVDDILISGKSVMEGAEKLTSSGLNVEDIVVFIDHEEGVKNKLKNNGYNAYSVLTISEITETLYEAGRINYEQYHKLEN from the coding sequence ATGAACTTTTTTGACAAATTAAATCAAGCGATCGCTTCTCATGATAGTTTACTGATTGTTGGACTTGATCCTAACCCAGAAATGATGCCTCATCTTTACTGTACCCAAGAAGGGCCAGAAAGTTTAATCATTGAGTTAGAAAAATGGTTAAAATCAATTATTGTACAAACATCAGAGTTAGTTTGTGCTTATAAACCGACTCTGGGATTTTATGAAGTATTAGGGGCCCCAGGATTAGATTTATTAGGTAAAGTTATAGCTGCTATTCCTGATGATATTCCTATTATTTTAGATGCTAAACATAGTGATATTAATACCAGCACTATTTTTGCTCAAGCAATTTTTGAAAAATGGGGAGTAGATGCGGTTACAGTAAATCCTTATGCGGGACAAGATCAGGTTGCGCCTTTTTTAGTGTATCCAGATAAAGGTATATTTATTCTTTGTCATACGTCTAATCCTGGGGCAGTTGCATTACAAGAATATCCAACCCCTGATGCTCCTTTTTATTTACAAGTTGTCAAGGAAGTTAAGACTTGGGGAACCATTGAACAATTATTTTTAGAAGTAGGAACTACTGATGTAGAAGTCATTAAAAAAGTTCGTTCTATTGCACCTGAAAGATTTATTTTATTGCGAAGTATTTGGTCAAATAGTCAAAATTTTGACTCTATTTTAACAGCAGGTTTAAATATTCATGGGGAGGGATTATTGATTCCGGTTCCTCAAGATTTACTAAAAGAAAATGAATTAATAGAACCAATAAAATCTCTAAATCAACAAATTAATCAAATCAGAAATGAAGTTATTAAAGAACAGTCAAGCTGTCAACTATGGACTCCTAATGTATGTGGACTTAAACATCATCCCCATCACAATTTAATTTTACAACTATATGATATTGGTTGTTTACTGTTTGGAGAGTATGTTCAAGCATCGGGAGCTACTTTTTCTTATTATATTGATTTAAGACAAATTATTTCTAATCCTCAACTATTTCATCAGGTATTAAATGCCTATGCAGACATTTTAAAGACGTTAACTTTTGATCGTATTGCCGGGATTCCTTATGGTTCTTTACCGACAGCAACCGGATTATCTTTAATGTTACATCATCCCATGATTTATCCACGAAAAGAAGTAAAAGCTCATGGCACTCGTCGATTAATTGAAGGAACTTTTAATCTAGGAGAAAAAGTTGTAGTAGTTGATGATATTTTAATTAGTGGTAAAAGTGTTATGGAAGGAGCAGAAAAATTAACATCTTCTGGGTTAAATGTTGAGGATATTGTCGTCTTTATTGATCATGAAGAAGGAGTCAAAAACAAGCTTAAAAATAATGGTTATAACGCTTATTCTGTGTTAACAATTTCTGAAATTACGGAAACTTTATATGAAGCAGGAAGAATTAATTATGAACAATATCATAAACTAGAAAATTAG
- a CDS encoding RNA-guided endonuclease InsQ/TnpB family protein has protein sequence MLVFEFKVRAKKHQYLAIDEAIKTAQFVQNKCLRYWIDNKEVGRYDLNKYCRVLAHDFKFANELNSQARQSSAERAWSAISRFYEQSRLSEARNNCKKKIPGKKGYPRFKNNCHSVEYKTTGWNLDPLTRKAITFTDKKGIGRLRLVGTYDLHFYKIEAIKRVRLVKRADGYYCQFILSVDLKIETQPTGKAIGLDVGLESFYTDHEGNKVENPRFLSKGEKKLKKLQRKVSKKKKGSSNRRKARQKLGRRHLKISRQRKEYAKRIAYCVVQSRDLIAYEDLRIKNLVKNHCLAKSISDAAWYQFRLWLEYFGTKYGKHTIAVPPQYTSQNCSNCGRTVKKSLSTRTHICSCGCTLDRDENAARNILRIGLSTAGHTGTWLHDSQNAWGEDASTLVGGNTCHAQATSVNQESPPFYGEGVSNELF, from the coding sequence ATGTTAGTTTTCGAGTTTAAAGTTAGAGCGAAAAAACATCAATACTTAGCCATAGACGAGGCAATCAAAACGGCTCAGTTTGTCCAAAACAAGTGTTTACGCTATTGGATTGACAATAAAGAAGTTGGGAGATATGACCTTAATAAGTATTGTCGTGTATTGGCTCATGACTTTAAGTTCGCTAACGAATTGAATTCTCAAGCTAGACAGTCAAGTGCTGAAAGAGCATGGTCAGCCATATCGCGTTTTTACGAGCAATCGCGCCTCAGCGAAGCGAGGAACAACTGCAAGAAGAAGATTCCAGGCAAAAAAGGATATCCAAGGTTTAAAAATAATTGCCATTCTGTTGAGTATAAAACAACAGGATGGAATCTTGACCCTTTAACCCGTAAGGCTATTACCTTTACTGACAAAAAAGGTATTGGGCGGCTTAGATTAGTTGGAACGTATGACTTACATTTCTACAAGATTGAGGCTATTAAACGGGTTAGATTAGTTAAACGTGCGGATGGATATTACTGCCAATTCATTCTTTCAGTTGACCTAAAAATAGAAACCCAACCAACAGGTAAAGCTATCGGTTTAGATGTTGGGCTCGAATCTTTCTACACTGACCACGAGGGAAATAAAGTAGAAAACCCTCGCTTTTTAAGCAAAGGTGAAAAGAAACTTAAAAAACTTCAAAGAAAAGTTTCTAAGAAGAAAAAAGGTTCTTCTAATAGAAGAAAAGCTAGACAGAAATTGGGTAGGAGACACCTCAAAATAAGTAGGCAACGTAAAGAGTATGCTAAAAGAATAGCATACTGCGTAGTTCAGTCGAGAGATTTGATCGCTTACGAAGATTTGAGAATAAAGAACCTAGTTAAAAATCATTGTTTAGCTAAGTCGATAAGTGATGCTGCATGGTATCAGTTTCGTCTTTGGTTAGAGTATTTTGGGACAAAGTATGGTAAACATACTATTGCCGTTCCACCCCAATATACATCTCAAAATTGTTCTAACTGTGGCAGAACTGTGAAAAAATCTCTGTCAACGAGGACTCATATTTGTTCTTGTGGATGCACTCTCGACAGAGATGAGAATGCGGCACGAAATATATTAAGAATTGGGTTAAGTACCGCAGGGCATACGGGAACTTGGCTGCATGACAGTCAAAACGCTTGGGGAGAGGATGCCTCTACTTTGGTTGGTGGTAACACCTGTCATGCGCAAGCAACCTCTGTGAACCAAGAATCCCCGCCCTTCTACGGCGAGGGAGTGTCAAATGAACTTTTTTGA